The genomic region CTCTCTAGGGCAGAACCCTACCGAGGCTGAGCTCCAGGACATGATCAACGAAGTGGATGCTGACGGTGAGGGGATGTTTACCTGTGCACTTACCTATAAATGTCCTCAATCAGAAATGTAATAGGGCGTGGTTAATCAGATTTCACATCTTTAACACACAGGTAATGGGACGATCGATTTCCCTGAGTTTCTCACAATGATGGCGAGGAAGATGAAGGACACCGACAGCGAGGAGGAAATCAGAGAAGCCTTCCGGGTGTTTGACAAGGCAATGACTGCTCCATGTTTGGGCTAGAGCGATAATGTTTTTCAAATATCACTagatgtttatgtaaatattgGGTAACGAGCGACGTTGTTTCTATTTAGGACGGAAATGGCTACATCAGCGCTGCAGAGTTGCGTCACGTCATGACGAACCTGGGAGAAAAGCTGACCGACGAGGAGGTAGATGAGATGATCCGAGAGGCCGATATTGATGGGGACGGCCAGGTCAACTACGAAGGTtggtattgttttattttcattttttaaaaatttttctAGAGTGAATTTTACTTCTGCAAAAGGTTGCATTAttaaagtgtctgtgtgatgtaaGGCAGTCCTTACAGGAAATTAATTTGAGTTAGAACAAAGGTAGAAGTTGTacattttgtctatttttctAATGAAAACTTTCATCTTAAACAAGTTTAATGATTAGCATgttgaaatgtattttaacataAATATTGCACATTTGAGGCTCATTGCTATAAGAGTGACCATCCTCTTTAGACGTTGACCTAAGCGGTGCATACCTTTTGGCTTCAGGATGCATTGTAAATACAGACAAGTCCATTTAAACATGGATGCTGTTGTGCTTCTTGAACTCATCAACCCCTCTGACTTTCAGAATTTGTCCAGATGATGACTGCAAAGTAAAACTGGAAACCCAAAGGACTACAGCAGACCAAACAGTGGGCAGCATTCTCACTGTCAACCTTCAACAAGCATTCACACCGTCCTCCTACTGCTTTCCATGGCTTAGTTCTCACTCCACCTTTTTCTCGTTTCTTCAGTTCaactctcccctcctctcctctgctctgccTGTTTCCCCCGTCCCTCCCCAACTTGTTTTCCTCGTCTTCACCTCATTATTATTCCATAAAAATCAAAGAAATGTTTACATATAatctaagataaaaaaaaaaaatacttaaatatatGATGTAATACATGTATCAATATTTTAAAAGTTATATAACATATACTATGGGGAACAGCAAATGCATGCTTTATTTGGTTTTGGCATGTTTCTGTGCTTCTCTGCTTGCCTTGTTTTCAAACTTGCTCGCTCTCCTTTAACTCTGCATGTTTCTCATGCAACCTCTGCTCAGTGGTCTTAGAACTGTATGGTGAATAACCATTCATGGATATCAGGGGCTTTTAATGATTAAGTGGTCCAAAATGTACATGTAGTGTTAGCTGAGTAGTGGCAGTTTATTGTAATTGAGTGCATAGTAACTACACAGACTAGATACTGAAAACTTTTAGGGGGGGGACAATACAGTAGAAGATTTGGCCTAGGATAGTCCAGGCATGAATAGGGGAGCAATATTTTGCAAAGAATTGTACTACTTCTGCACACCTTTTAGCAAAGGACAAAGGCAGACACTAAGCGACGAGGTTTTAGTCTTAAACACAAACCTAGTCTTAAAAAGCTCTATCGGTCCAGTCCCAAGTAAATGCCATGATCTGTTCTAGGCTAGAGAGGTCTGATGGCTCATGTCGGAGGATTTCCCAGCTGTtcaacatgtttatttttattttttctataggCTGAATTTAGTTGTTTTGAGCGGTTGCAGTGTGTAAGTTTCGTATTGACGATGTAAAATAACTTCCATGTGGACGTATGGTCTTTAGATTTTTATGCTGCACTGTgtccaatccatccattcatgtcCTGTAGCTTATTCAGTGGACCATTTCCGGGTTGggaataaacacatttaagcTGCGTACAACGTTCTTCCTGCAAGGTATTGGTAAGTGTGCGTAAGATGTACTTGTAGaaagcacattattattattatcattgaaACAGACTGAGGATTAGATCGAATTGCCCGTCTGTCAGTGTGCATCCTTTGAAAATTTTAAGTCATCGTAGCACCTACTTAACACTCCAGTTAATAACAAGCAAAAGTATAAGTTCAAGTCGACTACGGAGGCTGGTGCATGGACAAAACCTGCAGGAAGGGTGATGTACTGTGCTTAAAACCTTGCATCCTCTATAGTGACAATCTGTCTTTTCTACTgttatgaatgtatttttttaaatgtaattttaaccATTTATTCTAAGGGCTGGTTTCCCAGAATAAGCCTAACCTTGGACTAAAAAGGCGTTTCAATGTAGAATCACTGGCTTGGGCTAAGATTGGGCTTAATGCCTGGAAAAAAcacccttccttctttcctgctCATATTGTCATTTAGGGAACATTGAAGTTATGCGTTCCATTGCAGAACTGTTATTCTTGCTAAATAAACTTCTGGGACTTGTGTTTCTATACTGAGAGACTCGTGTGTTTTTATTGCAAGTGTATTGTTTAGGGAATATTTTGTTTTCCCTACACCTACAGTACATTAAAAATGCTATATATTATAGTAAATGTCCTTGAATATTATGCACATAAGCAATTctcagtatttatttttcatttgctcTATCCTTGTGGTTTATAGCAAACTGTACCAGGCTGACCACTAATTTCCGATATGATTTTGGCTTTTTATGTCTAGTAATAACACATTATGACCATGTAGATTATTCTTTGGATGTTTAGGATTTTTCATTGTACCCAAAATGTAGATAGATATTTCATATTCGAGATGTTTGGTTTCcaaatcagttttatttttccattttagcTAATACGTGACATGCATATTGTGTCTCTCAGTGAGCGAACTGCATCTATAAATTTGCTTCAATGTTAAACAAGTCTATTTGAGATGGTCTGACTCATGTCCTTAAATGATTCTTGCCTGGAACTTCCTTTTAGTAAGCTGTATAAATGGTGAGTGTATTTTATTAGTTTCCTCAACATTTCTAAGAACTGCCAGCTTCCACCGTTGCCTATTCCCTTGAAACAACAAATTGGTTGGAACAAATAAGGGCCTGAAATGTGTACATGGAAATGTGCTTTAGGATGCTTCCAGAAATTGgtgtttaatgttatttagatGTAATGATGGTAAAAAATCAGACGGTTACTGTTTTTAAGAATAATTGTTTTGCTGTTTGAACCTAAACTTGGGTTTAATGTGAAGGCTGCcagaagataaaaataaacagaaatgtcagCTTAAATGTGTAAGTTTAATGCAACAAGGAATATTAATATGATGAAATCTTTATTTGAACAGTGCAATTAGTTTATgttcaaaaataattatattaataatatatatatcaggcataacattatgaccacctgcctaataatgtcttggtcccccttttgctgccaaaacagccctgacccgtcctgcactgtgtattctgacagctttctatcagaaccagcattaacttcttcagcaatttgagtaacagtagctcgtctgttg from Hemibagrus wyckioides isolate EC202008001 linkage group LG18, SWU_Hwy_1.0, whole genome shotgun sequence harbors:
- the calm3b gene encoding calmodulin 3b (phosphorylase kinase, delta); the encoded protein is MADQLTEEQIAEFKEAFSLFDKDGDGTITTKELGTVMRSLGQNPTEAELQDMINEVDADGNGTIDFPEFLTMMARKMKDTDSEEEIREAFRVFDKDGNGYISAAELRHVMTNLGEKLTDEEVDEMIREADIDGDGQVNYEEFVQMMTAK